A window of Planctomycetota bacterium genomic DNA:
GCACCGCCGCCTCCGGCAGGATCAGCGGCATCTGGGCCCCCGTCGGCGTCGCCGTCGCGATCAGCAGCACGTACAGGCACGCCGCCCCCAGCGTGCCCAGCGGCACAAGCAGCAGCGGCATCAGATACATCACCAGCCCGCGCAGCTTGCCCAGCAGGTACGCCCGCGCCGTGATCGGCGTCGTCAGTAACAAATCCAGCGTCCCGTCCTCGCGTTCGCGGCTGATCGCCGTCGCCGCCACGTTGATCCCCACCAGCGCGATCAGCGCCAACTCGCCCCACACCGTCGCCACCATCGCGAACCGGAAGTCGCTCGGCGTGAACGTCCGATCGTGATAGAGATAGATCAGCGTCAGCCCGAACGCCGCCCCCAGCCCGATGAACACCCAGCGCGCCACGATCTTCGCCAGGCTCGAGTTGCGGCTCGCCGCCTCGCGCCACGCGATCGGGTTCGTCCACACCTGCTTGGGCGCCCGGTGCTCGCCCGCCTTGCGCGCCTGGCGCCCCAGCAGGCGCTGCCAGATCGGCACGCCCGTCTCGCCCGCCCCCAGCGTCTGCAACCCGCCCGTCCGCACCGTGAACGTCGACGCCGCCATGATCACCGCGCTCAGGATCAGGCTCGCCACGCACCAGAACGACACCGGCGTCTCGAGCATCCAGCGCAGCAGCCCCTCGTGCGAGCCCTCGGGCGCCACCGGGTACGTCGACGGGTTCAGCAGGCTCCACAACGCCAAGAACGGGTTCAGCCCCGTCATGATCGTCACGCCCTGCCCGTTCACCGCCCCGCCCCCGGCGTTCACGATCGCCCGGTCAATGGCCACCGTCACGCCCAGGTACACCACCACGCACACATAGAACACGAAGAACGCGCGCTTCCCCACCAGCCGCGACACCGACAGCCCGATCGCCAACGCCCCCACCAGCAGCGCCGCGCACCCCGCCACCAGGTAACTCGCGAACACCGCCGTCGGCGGCACGCCACCGAAGTACTGCGTCAACGCGAACAGCGGCAGGCTCGCGAACAGCAGCGCAAGCACGAAGAACAGCCGCCCGAA
This region includes:
- a CDS encoding ABC transporter permease subunit is translated as MPVFLRWLLRLGPTNPIAVRLVQNGSRRNRHLYIRASYLAALIVVLLWALLVGAGADQLDYRELAKSGARAFTWIAFLQVLLICVLAPVFMGGAIAQEASPRTWEVLLTTPLTPGEIVLGNLFGRLFFVLALLFASLPLFALTQYFGGVPPTAVFASYLVAGCAALLVGALAIGLSVSRLVGKRAFFVFYVCVVVYLGVTVAIDRAIVNAGGGAVNGQGVTIMTGLNPFLALWSLLNPSTYPVAPEGSHEGLLRWMLETPVSFWCVASLILSAVIMAASTFTVRTGGLQTLGAGETGVPIWQRLLGRQARKAGEHRAPKQVWTNPIAWREAASRNSSLAKIVARWVFIGLGAAFGLTLIYLYHDRTFTPSDFRFAMVATVWGELALIALVGINVAATAISREREDGTLDLLLTTPITARAYLLGKLRGLVMYLMPLLLVPLGTLGAACLYVLLIATATPTGAQMPLILPEAAVLVPLAVIPFVAFCVMVGLSWSLKSRGTLSSVVWTIAVVGMIGGIAGLCGWQASGNFSFLGPVLAALSPASMVYASVYPEEGLASTITDSGPASARMSLAVGAAVSALVHAGLCYAILSNMVRGFDMTVRRLAGAR